In Brassica rapa cultivar Chiifu-401-42 chromosome A06, CAAS_Brap_v3.01, whole genome shotgun sequence, a single window of DNA contains:
- the LOC103827720 gene encoding RING-H2 finger protein ATL30, which translates to MPITKPLGSNTTLRSQPPQQYSKPPLFVILTVILLVVFFIGFCALYFCKCFFHTVSHAWDRRYGNRSPGNQIQSQQENASQPPVNPGLEPRIIQSFPLFPFSSVKDLREDNQGLECAICLLEFEEEHILLRLLTTCYHVFHQECIDRWLDSNKTCPVCRRNLDPNAPENIKELIIEVIHENSNGNHEQPSTSNEVSLSRQSSSSGMTEPLPDKFSRSKTTGHSIVRNKPEEEDRYTLRLPDHVKIKVTRRHNNNQTESCISFGELMRNRQGRFGELSGQSLVPESQS; encoded by the coding sequence ATGCCGATAACGAAACCGCTCGGATCAAACACAACTCTTCGATCTCAGCCACCACAACAGTACAGTAAACCGCCACTCTTTGTAATCCTAACCGTGATCCtcctcgtcgtcttcttcatcgGTTTCTGCGCTCTCTATTTCTGCAAGTGTTTCTTCCACACTGTCTCACATGCCTGGGATCGCCGTTACGGCAACAGATCACCCGGAAATCAAATCCAATCACAACAAGAAAACGCCAGCCAACCACCGGTTAACCCCGGTTTAGAGCCGCGTATCATCCAGTCCTTCCCATTGTTTCCATTCTCCTCggtgaaagatcttagagaagaCAACCAAGGACTCGAATGCGCGATTTGTCTTCTCGAGTTCGAAGAAGAACACATCCTCCTACGGCTTCTAACAACATGCTACCATGTTTTTCATCAAGAATGCATCGACAGATGGCTTGATTCCAACAAAACATGCCCTGTTTGTCGCAGAAATTTAGATCCAAACGCTCCTGAAAACATCAAAGAGTTGATCATTGAAGTCATACACGAAAACAGCAACGGGAACCACGAGCAACCTTCAACATCAAACGAGGTTTCGTTGTCGAGGCAGAGCAGTAGTAGTGGTATGACCGAGCCTTTACCGGATAAGTTTTCGAGGTCGAAGACGACGGGTCATTCGATTGTGAGGAATAAGCCGGAGGAAGAAGATCGGTATACTTTGAGATTACCGGATCATGTTAAGATAAAGGTTACGAGAAGACATAATAATAACCAAACCGAGAGTTGTATTTCGTTTGGTGAGCTTATGAGAAACAGACAAGGCCGGTTTGGTGAACTCTCTGGTCAATCACTTGTACCGGAATCCCAAAGTTAA
- the LOC103827721 gene encoding AP-2 complex subunit mu isoform X1 yields MPVAASAIYFLNLRGDVLINRTYRDDVGGNMVDAFRTHIMQTKELGNCPVRQIGGCSFVYMRISNVYIVIVVSSNANVACAFKFVVEAVALFKSYFGGAFDEDAIRNNFVLIYELLDEIMDFGYPQNLSPEILKLYITQEGVRSPFSSKPKDKPVPNATLQVTGAVGWRREGLSYKKNEVSVEFLSLCLCVYSLLYDSFSLMQVFLDIVESVNLLMSSKGNVLRCDVTGKVLMKCFLSGMPDLKLGLNDKIGLEKESEMKSRPAKSGKTIELDDVTFHQCVNLTRFNSEKTVSFVPPDGEFELMKYRITEGVNLPFRVLPTINELGRTRMEVNVKVKSVFGAKMFALGVVVKIPVPKQTAKTNFQVTTGRAKYNPSIDCLVWKIRKFPGQTESTLSAEIELISTMGEKKSWTRPPIQMEFQVPMFTASGLRVRFLKVWEKSGYNTVEWVRYITKAGSYEIRC; encoded by the exons ATGCCGGTGGCAGCTTCCGCCATCTACTTTCTGAACCTCCGCGGCGATGTTCTCATCAATCGCACTTACCGAGACGATGTCGG gGGAAACATGGTGGATGCATTTCGAACGCATATAATGCAGACGAAGGAGCTAGGCAACTGTCCTGTGCGTCAGATTGGTGGCTGCTCCTTCGTCTATATGCGTATCAGCAATGTCTACATCGTCATTGTTGTCAGCAGCAATGCTAATGTTGCTTGTGCTTTCAAGTTCGTTGTTGAG GCTGTTGCTTTGTTCAAATCTTACTTTGGTGGAGCTTTTGATGAAGATGCTATTCGAAATAACTTTGTTCTCATTTATGAGTTGTTGGACG AGATCATGGACTTTGGCTATCCCCAGAATCTCTCCCCTGAAATTTTAAAGCTTTATATTACTCAGGAAGGTGTACGGTCTCCGTTTTCATCCAAG CCGAAGGACAAGCCTGTTCCAAATGCAACGTTGCAAGTTACGGGTGCTGTTGGTTGGAGAAGAGAGGGCCTTTCTTACAAAAAGAATGAGGTAAGTGTTGAGTTTCTGTCTCTGTGTCTGTGTGTATATAGTTTGCTATATGATTCATTCTCACTAATGCAGGTGTTTCTGGATATTGTGGAAAGCGTAAACCTTCTTATGTCCTCTAAAG GCAATGTTCTTCGGTGTGATGTGACGGGAAAAGTTCTAATGAAATGTTTCCTTTCGGGAATGCCTGATCTGAAGTTGGGGTTGAATGATAAAATTGGTCTTGAGAAGGAATCGGAAATGAAATCTCGTCCAGCTAAGAG TGGCAAAACCATTGAGCTTGATGATGTCACATTTCACCAGTGTGTGAACCTGACAAGATTCAACTCCGAGAAGACCGTTAGTTTTGTACCACCGGATGGTGAATTTGAACTTATGAA GTATCGTATTACAGAGGGAGTGAATCTGCCGTTCCGGGTTTTACCAACAATCAATGAACTTGGTCGTACACGCATGGAAGTAAATGTCAAG GTCAAAAGTGTGTTTGGTGCCAAAATGTTTGCCCTCGGCGTCGTAGTTAAGATTCCAGTGCCAAAACAAACAGCAAAAACCAACTTCCAAGTGACAACTGGTCGCGCTAAGTACAATCCATCAATCGATTGCTTGGTTTGGAA GATAAGAAAGTTTCCAGGACAAACAGAGTCCACACTAAGTGCAGAAATTGAGTTGATCTCAACAATGGGAGAAAAAAAATCTTGGACAAGACCACCAATCCAAATGGAGTTTCAG GTGCCAATGTTCACTGCATCTGGTTTACGAGTTCGGTTCCTCAAG GTGTGGGAGAAGAGCGGTTACAACACGGTTGAGTGGGTTCGATACATTACGAAAGCGGGATCATATGAGATCAGATGCTGA
- the LOC103827721 gene encoding AP-2 complex subunit mu isoform X2, with protein sequence MPVAASAIYFLNLRGDVLINRTYRDDVGGNMVDAFRTHIMQTKELGNCPVRQIGGCSFVYMRISNVYIVIVVSSNANVACAFKFVVEAVALFKSYFGGAFDEDAIRNNFVLIYELLDEIMDFGYPQNLSPEILKLYITQEGVRSPFSSKPKDKPVPNATLQVTGAVGWRREGLSYKKNEVFLDIVESVNLLMSSKGNVLRCDVTGKVLMKCFLSGMPDLKLGLNDKIGLEKESEMKSRPAKSGKTIELDDVTFHQCVNLTRFNSEKTVSFVPPDGEFELMKYRITEGVNLPFRVLPTINELGRTRMEVNVKVKSVFGAKMFALGVVVKIPVPKQTAKTNFQVTTGRAKYNPSIDCLVWKIRKFPGQTESTLSAEIELISTMGEKKSWTRPPIQMEFQVPMFTASGLRVRFLKVWEKSGYNTVEWVRYITKAGSYEIRC encoded by the exons ATGCCGGTGGCAGCTTCCGCCATCTACTTTCTGAACCTCCGCGGCGATGTTCTCATCAATCGCACTTACCGAGACGATGTCGG gGGAAACATGGTGGATGCATTTCGAACGCATATAATGCAGACGAAGGAGCTAGGCAACTGTCCTGTGCGTCAGATTGGTGGCTGCTCCTTCGTCTATATGCGTATCAGCAATGTCTACATCGTCATTGTTGTCAGCAGCAATGCTAATGTTGCTTGTGCTTTCAAGTTCGTTGTTGAG GCTGTTGCTTTGTTCAAATCTTACTTTGGTGGAGCTTTTGATGAAGATGCTATTCGAAATAACTTTGTTCTCATTTATGAGTTGTTGGACG AGATCATGGACTTTGGCTATCCCCAGAATCTCTCCCCTGAAATTTTAAAGCTTTATATTACTCAGGAAGGTGTACGGTCTCCGTTTTCATCCAAG CCGAAGGACAAGCCTGTTCCAAATGCAACGTTGCAAGTTACGGGTGCTGTTGGTTGGAGAAGAGAGGGCCTTTCTTACAAAAAGAATGAG GTGTTTCTGGATATTGTGGAAAGCGTAAACCTTCTTATGTCCTCTAAAG GCAATGTTCTTCGGTGTGATGTGACGGGAAAAGTTCTAATGAAATGTTTCCTTTCGGGAATGCCTGATCTGAAGTTGGGGTTGAATGATAAAATTGGTCTTGAGAAGGAATCGGAAATGAAATCTCGTCCAGCTAAGAG TGGCAAAACCATTGAGCTTGATGATGTCACATTTCACCAGTGTGTGAACCTGACAAGATTCAACTCCGAGAAGACCGTTAGTTTTGTACCACCGGATGGTGAATTTGAACTTATGAA GTATCGTATTACAGAGGGAGTGAATCTGCCGTTCCGGGTTTTACCAACAATCAATGAACTTGGTCGTACACGCATGGAAGTAAATGTCAAG GTCAAAAGTGTGTTTGGTGCCAAAATGTTTGCCCTCGGCGTCGTAGTTAAGATTCCAGTGCCAAAACAAACAGCAAAAACCAACTTCCAAGTGACAACTGGTCGCGCTAAGTACAATCCATCAATCGATTGCTTGGTTTGGAA GATAAGAAAGTTTCCAGGACAAACAGAGTCCACACTAAGTGCAGAAATTGAGTTGATCTCAACAATGGGAGAAAAAAAATCTTGGACAAGACCACCAATCCAAATGGAGTTTCAG GTGCCAATGTTCACTGCATCTGGTTTACGAGTTCGGTTCCTCAAG GTGTGGGAGAAGAGCGGTTACAACACGGTTGAGTGGGTTCGATACATTACGAAAGCGGGATCATATGAGATCAGATGCTGA
- the LOC103827722 gene encoding uncharacterized protein LOC103827722 yields MGFLKKLTGIFGFGHNDGGHGVEDGDNTGKVDKLGDGDQPRFRETGLPRKGFGVPVQVAVERSNPGPILQPCPSSDGVVQGLRWYSMRLRIDEDGDIADEFLEDHTCKDLPRRCRTKAAKVSGLVISSDGKLQPLME; encoded by the exons ATGGGGTTCTTAAAGAAGCTAACCGGAATTTTCGGGTTCGGGCATAACGACGGTGGCCACGGAGTTGAAGATGGAGACAACACTGGAAAAGTCGATAAACTCGGGGATGGTGATCAGCCGCGGTTCCGTGAAACGGGACTTCCCAGGAAAGGTTTTGGAGTACCGGTTCAAGTCGCAGTTGAACGGTCCAACCCTGGTCCTATTCTTCAGCCTTGTCCTTCTTCAGACGGTGTAGTTCAG GGACTACGATGGTATTCAATGCGACTAAGGATTGATGAAGACGGAGATATTGCGGATGAGTTCTTGGAAGATCATACCTGTAAGGATTTGCCAAGAAGATGCAGAACAAAAGCTGCAAAAGTGAGTGGGTTAGTGATATCTTCTGATGGGAAACTTCAGCCACTGATGGAATGA
- the LOC103827723 gene encoding aluminum-activated malate transporter 14, whose product MSNKVHERGVEMEEEGSKKATRKIQELPKKSLKDIWKVAKDDPRRVKHALKVGVSLTLVSLLYLLEPLFKGIGSNAMWAVLTVVVVLEFSAGATLCKGLNRGLGTLIAGSLAFFIEFVAKDSGKIFRAVFIGASVFIIGAAITYLRFIPYIKKNYDYGMLIFLLTFNLITVSSYRVDAVIKIAHERFYTIAIGVGVCLCMTLLFFPIWSGEDLHKSTVAKLQGLSFSIEACVKEYFEEEEKDKETSDSSEDMIYDGYKTVLDSKSTDEALAMYASWEPRHTRHCHRFPWQHYVKVGGVLRQFGYTVVALHGCLKTEIQTPRSIRVLFKDPCVRLAGEICKVLTELAASTQNRRRCSPEILSESLQVALQDLNSAIKSQPKLFFVSNDNVSQNDNSGRHNQNVSVTQQINKDANDNISHQNETGSPLGQYTGTPRGGNKSRFGPNSGFSHQNETGSPLGHKSDVPVQNTGTPRGERVSRFRPDGASSFSRLRADTLERRSTAATGERRILMKQLSRIVVMTSLEFSEALPFAAFASLLVEMVARLDNVIEEVEELGTSACFKEYNGNVVDRTDVEVRVEKPADLVVGVE is encoded by the exons atgtCCAACAAGGTTCATGAAAGGGGCGTGGAGATGGAAGAAGAAGGTTCTAAAAAGGCAACTAGAAAGATTCAAGAACTTCCAAAGAAGAGTCTAAAAGATATATGGAAAGTAGCGAAAGACGATCCAAGAAGAGTGAAACATGCTTTAAAAGTAGGAGTTTCTTTGACACTTGTCTCCTTACTGTATCTCCTAGAACCTCTTTTCAAAGGCATTGGAAGTAATGCAATGTGGGCAGTCTTGACTGTTGTGGTCGTTCTTGAGTTCTCTGCCG gTGCAACCTTGTGCAAGGGGCTTAATAGAGGATTAGGGACACTGATTGCGGGATCTTTGGCATTTTTCATTGAGTTTGTCGCTAAAGATTCTGGCAAAATTTTCCGAGCAGTTTTCATCGGTGCTTCAGTTTTTATCATTG GGGCGGCGATAACGTATCTAAGATTTATCCCGTACATAAAAAAGAACTACGATTATGGCATGCTTATATTTCTCTTGACGTTTAATCTAATAACAGTGTCAAGTTATAGAGTTGATGCTGTGATTAAGATTGCACACGAGAGATTCTATACTATAGCCATTGGTGTTGGTGTTTGCCTCTGCATGACCCTTTTGTTTTTTCCTATATGGTCCGGTGAGGACCTCCATAAGAGTACCGTTGCTAAGCTTCAAGGCCTCTCTTTTTCCATCGAAG CATGTGTGAAAGAGTACTTTGAAGAGGAGGAAAAAGACAAGGAGACATCAGATTCATCAGAAGATATGATCTATGATGGTTATAAGACAGTTTTAGATTCTAAATCCACCGATGAAGCACTT GCAATGTATGCAAGTTGGGAGCCAAGACATACAAGACATTGTCATAGATTCCCATGGCAACATTATGTTAAAGTTGGAGGTGTTCTTCGTCAGTTTGGTTACACTGTTGTCGCTCTTCATGGTTGCTTGAAAACCGAAATTCAG ACTCCTAGGTCTATACGTGTACTCTTTAAGGATCCATGCGTTAGATTAGCCGGAGAAATCTGCAAAGTTTTGACGGAACTCGCCGCAAGCACTCAAAACCGACGACGCTGTTCGCCGGAGATTCTCTCAGAGAGTCTCCAAGTGGCATTACAAGATCTCAACTCCGCCATCAAATCACAACCTAAGCTCTTCTTCGTCTCCAACGACAACGTTTCACAAAATGACAATAGCGGTAGACATAACCAAAACGTGTCCGTTACGCAACAGATAAATAAAGACGCAAATGACAACATATCGCATCAAAACGAGACTGGATCACCTCTTGGGCAATACACTGGAACGCCACGTGGCGGAAACAAATCACGTTTCGGACCAAACAGTGGCTTTTCGCATCAAAACGAGACAGGATCACCTCTTGGGCACAAGAGTGACGTTCCAGTTCAAAACACTGGAACACCACGCGGCGAAAGAGTGTCACGTTTCAGACCAGACGGTGCAAGTTCGTTTTCAAGACTGAGGGCTGATACGTTGGAACGGAGATCGACGGCGGCGACCGGAGAGCGACGTATACTGATGAAACAACTGAGCAGGATAGTGGTGATGACGAGTCTTGAATTCTCGGAGGCGTTACCGTTTGCTGCCTTTGCGTCGCTTCTTGTGGAAATGGTTGCGAGGCTTGATAATGTTATTGAGGAAGTGGAGGAGCTGGGAACGTCCGCGTGCTTCAAGGAGTACAATGGTAACGTTGTTGACCGGACGGATGTGGAGGTTCGAGTCGAGAAGCCGGCGGATCTAGTGGTTGGCGTGGAGTGA
- the LOC103827724 gene encoding NAC domain-containing protein 96 — MGSSSLPPGFRFHPTDEELIDYYLKRKVEGLEIELEVIPVIDLYKFDPWELPDKSFLPNRDMEWFFFCSRDKKYPNGLRTNRGTKAGYWKATGKDRKITCRSSSTVGYRKTLVFYKGRAPLGDRTSWLMHEYRLCDDESSSQGSQYFKGAFVLCRVAKKNENKSNSKIQRNLSEQTLGSGESSGYSSRVTSPSRDGRVPFHSFVNPVSTETDSSNIWISPDFILDSSKDYPQIQDVAPEYFQDFDFPVFGNQDVDVRASTLNANVDQSIDESMQTGYWTNCWYDQTGLFD; from the exons ATGGGAAGTTCAAGTTTACCTCCAGGATTCCGGTTCCATCCTACTGATGAAGAACTCATCGACTATTACTTGAAAAGAAAAGTGGAAGGCCTCGAAATCGAGCTTGAAGTCATCCCCGTTATTGATCTTTATAAATTTGATCCGTGGGAGTTACCAG ACAAGTCTTTTCTCCCAAACCGGGACATGGAATGGTTCTTCTTCTGTTCAAGGGACAAAAAATATCCTAATGGTTTGCGTACAAACCGAGGAACAAAGGCGGGTTACTGGAAAGCAACCGGAAAAGACCGGAAAATTACATGTCGTTCATCTTCTACGGTCGGTTATAGAAAAACCCTAGTTTTCTATAAAGGTCGTGCTCCGTTAGGCGATAGAACTAGTTGGCTCATGCATGAATATCGACTATGCGATGATGAGAGTTCATCACAAGGTTCACAATATTTCAAG GGAGCTTTTGTGTTATGCCGTGTGGCTAAGAAGAACGAGAACAAGAGTAACTCAAAAATTCAAAGAAACCTAAGTGAACAAACACTTGGATCAGGAGAAAGTTCGGGTTATTCAAGTCGTGTGACTTCACCTAGTCGTGATGGAAGGGTGCCGTTTCACTCATTTGTCAATCCGGTTTCTACAGAAACCGACTCTTCCAACATTTGGATTTCACCTGATTTCATTCTTGATTCTTCAAAA GACTATCCTCAAATCCAAGATGTTGCACCTGAGTACTTTCAAGACTTTGATTTTCCGGTTTTCGGTAATCAAGACGTTGATGTTCGAGCGAGTACCTTGAATGCAAATGTAGATCAGAGCATAGACGAATCTATGCAAACTGGTTACTGGACAAATTGTTGGTACGATCAAACCGGTTTATTTGATTAA